One Limisphaera ngatamarikiensis DNA segment encodes these proteins:
- the plsX gene encoding phosphate acyltransferase PlsX, with amino-acid sequence MRVAVDVMGGDHGPGVVIGGLQMALRSGFRPERVYLVGRRQEIEQKLREHDVESGALEIVHASEVLTMEDRPVQALRRKPDCSILRAMELVAEGRADAVISMGNTGGIFAAATLKLGRLPGVDRGAIAAVIPTPERAFVLVDAGANIECKPLHLVQYAVMGSVYAREVLRASSPRVGLMNVGREDGKGNELTQEAFRLLRRTSLNFVGNVEGHDLFEDRVDVVVCDGFVGNVILKTCESLALAMFGMLKRELSRNLRRRLGAILAGNAFRTLRRRLDPEAYGGAPLLGFRGTVMKVHGSARERAWCSALLITAQTLQHHVRDQIAQQIAEANAVLENRSAASASTLP; translated from the coding sequence ATGCGGGTAGCGGTCGACGTGATGGGGGGCGACCACGGCCCCGGCGTGGTGATTGGCGGTCTGCAGATGGCGCTGCGGTCCGGGTTTCGGCCGGAGCGCGTGTATTTGGTGGGGCGCCGGCAGGAGATTGAGCAGAAGCTGCGGGAGCATGATGTGGAGTCCGGGGCGTTGGAGATCGTGCATGCCTCGGAGGTGCTGACGATGGAGGATCGGCCGGTGCAGGCCCTGCGGCGGAAGCCGGATTGTTCGATTCTGCGGGCGATGGAGCTGGTGGCCGAGGGCCGGGCTGATGCCGTGATCTCGATGGGGAACACCGGCGGGATTTTTGCGGCGGCGACGCTGAAGCTGGGTCGGTTACCCGGGGTGGACCGGGGTGCGATCGCGGCGGTGATACCGACGCCGGAGCGGGCGTTTGTGCTGGTGGATGCCGGGGCCAACATCGAGTGCAAGCCGTTGCATTTGGTGCAGTATGCGGTGATGGGCAGTGTGTATGCGAGGGAGGTGTTGCGGGCGTCATCGCCGCGGGTGGGCCTCATGAACGTGGGCCGCGAGGATGGGAAGGGTAATGAGCTGACCCAGGAGGCGTTTCGGTTGCTGAGGCGGACGTCGCTCAATTTTGTGGGGAACGTGGAGGGGCACGATCTGTTTGAGGATCGGGTGGACGTGGTGGTGTGCGACGGGTTTGTGGGCAACGTGATTTTGAAGACGTGTGAGAGTCTGGCGCTGGCCATGTTTGGGATGTTGAAGCGGGAGTTGAGTCGGAACCTCAGACGTCGGTTGGGTGCGATTCTGGCCGGGAACGCGTTTCGGACGTTGCGTCGGCGATTGGATCCGGAGGCTTATGGCGGGGCGCCGCTGTTGGGGTTTCGGGGGACGGTGATGAAGGTTCACGGTTCGGCCCGGGAGCGTGCCTGGTGCAGCGCGCTGTTGATCACGGCGCAGACCCTGCAGCACCATGTTCGGGATCAGATCGCGCAGCAAATTGCCGAGGCCAACGCCGTTTTGGAGAATCGTTCCGCGGCCTCCGCTTCCACCCTGCCATGA